The Flavobacterium sp. 1 genome contains the following window.
AACACAGCTGGCATTTGTAATTGCATGGGATTTAGCCAACAGGCCTGAAAGAATTACAGTTGATAAACTGACAAAATAATATTTAGCAAAAAGAGAGCTTCGAAGAAATTTGAAGCTCTCTTTTTTACGGCATATTTTCCAAAAAAAATCATCGAATCAAAACAATATCAATATATTTGGCAATTATAAAGCATTGCTTAATATCTGTTTAGACAAGGCCAATAATAAAACAAAATATTGAAAATTCTTACTGGCTATTGTCGTCAAAAGAATTAAACACTAACACCTGCAATACAAAATAATGACGGAACATAACAATTCAATTCCAAATTCAGACAGCAAATACTTATTCGAAAATTTTTTCGAACTATCTGCTGATTTGCTCTGTATAGCTGGATTCGATGGTTTTTTCAAGAGAATCAACCCTGCTGTTTCACAATTATTAGGTTATACAAATGAAGAATTGTTTTCAAAACCCATTAACTATTTTATTCATATTGACGATCGGGAATTCACATCAAAAGTAAGAAATGAATTATACAAAAATAAACCACTTTTAAATTTTGAAAACAGATATGTTACAAAAAGCGGCGAAATTGTCTGGCTCTCTTGGACATCAATACCAGCAACTGACGAAAAATTAGTTTATGCAATCGCAAAAAACATTACACACAACAAAAAACTGGAAGAGGAACGAAATTTATTACTTTCAAAATTTACAAAAACTAATAATGATCTTAAAAAAATAAGCTATACCAGCTCCCACGATTTGCGGTCTCCTGTAAACAATCTGCTTACTATTTTCAGTCTATTGGATCTCACCAAAATTGAAGATTCCGAAACCCTGCAGTTTCTTGAGATGCTGCAGTCGGCCACAGAAACTTTAAAAGAAACTTTAAACAATTATGTAGATGTTTTACTCCTAGAGGATAAGTCAATCGCACAAATTGAAAAAATAGATCTTAGTGCAACTCTTAATACTGTTATTCTTTCTATAAATTCCTTAATTCAAAAGTCCAAAGCTATTATCAATATTGACTTTTCGCAACTTGAAAAAGTTAATTTCAACAAATCCTATTTAGAGAGTATTTTTCTAAATTTACTAACCAATTCAATCAAATATGCCATCCCTGGCACTTTGCCTAATATTTCCATCTATTCCAGAAAAACTGACGGGATTGATCAATTAATTTTTTCTGACAGTGGTATTGGTTTTGATATGACGCTTGTAAAAGACAAAATATTTGGTTTGCACCAAAAATTTAACAACCATATTGACAGTAAAGGAATAGGGCTGTATTTAGTAAACAATCACATCACAAGCTTAGGAGGAAAAATTGACGTTAAAAGCAAAATTAATGAAGGAACAACATTTATTATTTCGTTTAAAAAAGAATCAATCATTTTGTAATTGAAACATACAATACATTCAACAAAAAAAGCCTCGAATTGACTCAAGGCTTTATTGTATCAAAATATCTTTTACAAATCTTCTTTTACATCGGCATCTGGGGCATTTTTCTTGACTGATTCAATTCCATTATCTCTAGCTGCAACTGATTCATACATTTCACTAGTTCCAATAATTTGACCATTAGTCGCTTTTAAATTAAAATAAACCTTTCCGTTTTTCGATTCCAATTTATCAAATCTTTCATCCACTTGAGAATTCTTTCTCACAGATTCGATACCGTTATCACAGCCCGCTTTTGTTGTATAACCCTCGCTAACTAAAATAATTTGTCCGTTTCCTGCTTTCAAGACAAATTGAAATTCATCATTTTTTCTTTTACTGATCAAAAATGTTCCCATAGTTTTTTAAGTATTGTTAATTTATAAATAGTTGAAAATTTAGTGTTTTTCATATTGACTTCTAAAATACATAACTTAAACCTGAATTCAAAAAATACAACAGCCAAAATAGCAATTTTCGCCAGAAAGTTTATTCCACAAAAAAAGCCTCGAATTTCTTCGAAGCTTTTGCCTTTTGGGTGGATGACCGGGTTCGAACCGGCGACCCTCGGCACCACAAACCGATGCTCTAACCAGCTGAGCTACAACCACCATTTGCGCTTAGCGGTTGCAAATATAGAACAAATGTTTACTTCTACAAACAAAAAATCAAAAAAAATTCAACTTTTTTACTTCAAATCTCCTAAGCTATTGACTGCCAAATACCTTTCAACAGTAAAACCTTCGGCATGTTCTACACCTGTTAGCCGTCCTAAGTCTCTTGAACGATAATTCAGGCTTTCCAAGAAATTTTTGCTCGAGATAGGCGACTCCGGTTCTTTCGAATTCGGGTCGTAAAACTGAGAACGGTAAGCCAAAATAGATTCGATCTTCTTATCCGTACATCCTGTAATGTCCACAACAAAATCTGGCTCGATATTTTTCCACTGAATATAATGATAAACTAGTT
Protein-coding sequences here:
- a CDS encoding PAS domain-containing sensor histidine kinase; the protein is MTEHNNSIPNSDSKYLFENFFELSADLLCIAGFDGFFKRINPAVSQLLGYTNEELFSKPINYFIHIDDREFTSKVRNELYKNKPLLNFENRYVTKSGEIVWLSWTSIPATDEKLVYAIAKNITHNKKLEEERNLLLSKFTKTNNDLKKISYTSSHDLRSPVNNLLTIFSLLDLTKIEDSETLQFLEMLQSATETLKETLNNYVDVLLLEDKSIAQIEKIDLSATLNTVILSINSLIQKSKAIINIDFSQLEKVNFNKSYLESIFLNLLTNSIKYAIPGTLPNISIYSRKTDGIDQLIFSDSGIGFDMTLVKDKIFGLHQKFNNHIDSKGIGLYLVNNHITSLGGKIDVKSKINEGTTFIISFKKESIIL
- a CDS encoding YegP family protein — protein: MGTFLISKRKNDEFQFVLKAGNGQIILVSEGYTTKAGCDNGIESVRKNSQVDERFDKLESKNGKVYFNLKATNGQIIGTSEMYESVAARDNGIESVKKNAPDADVKEDL